In the Setaria italica strain Yugu1 chromosome VI, Setaria_italica_v2.0, whole genome shotgun sequence genome, one interval contains:
- the LOC111257578 gene encoding uncharacterized protein LOC111257578: MKPSPTEQASGSASASSASKRRLFLEPPPPVNSSTLAPFPTLGSKRSSESLGKDLVICLSVSSANATPASSPSQALICMKDWVAAGRRDQKIGRRCHGQR; encoded by the exons ATGAAGCCATCACCAACTGAGCAAGCTTCTGGTTCTGCATCCGCCTCATCCGCCTCCAAGCGCCGCCTCTTCCTGGAGCCACCCCCGCCGGTGAACAGCAGCACCCTCGCGCCTTTTCCAACGCTAG GATCTAAGAGGTCAAGTGAAAGCCTTGGTAAAGATCTTGTTATATGTCTATCTGTATCATCTGCAAATGCAACTCCTGCATCTAGTCCAAGTCAAGCTTTGATATGCATGAAAGATTGGGTTGCTGCAGGAAGAAGAG ATCAGAAGATTG GACGGCGATGTCACGGACAGCGATGA